The following proteins come from a genomic window of Campylobacter coli 76339:
- a CDS encoding Crossover junction endodeoxyribonuclease RuvC, which yields MKILGIDPGSRNCGYAIIEANKGKNTLIEAGLIKIKPSTLQYQITELCEGLDLIFKNHSFDEVAIEDIFFAYNPKTVLKLAQFRGALSLKILQIHGDFAEYTPLQVKKAVTGKAKATKEQVAFMVKRLLGFSKDIKPLDITDAIAVALTHAANLRVRV from the coding sequence TTGAAAATTTTAGGTATAGATCCTGGCTCAAGAAATTGCGGTTATGCTATCATAGAAGCAAATAAGGGTAAAAATACTTTAATCGAAGCAGGACTTATAAAGATAAAACCCAGCACTTTACAGTATCAAATCACAGAGCTTTGCGAGGGTTTGGACTTGATTTTTAAAAATCATTCCTTTGATGAGGTAGCCATAGAGGATATCTTTTTTGCTTATAATCCAAAAACCGTTTTAAAACTTGCTCAGTTTCGCGGGGCTTTATCCTTAAAAATTCTCCAAATTCATGGAGATTTTGCAGAATACACTCCCTTGCAAGTAAAAAAAGCTGTTACAGGCAAGGCAAAGGCGACTAAAGAACAAGTAGCTTTTATGGTAAAAAGACTTTTGGGTTTTAGTAAAGATATCAAGCCCCTAGATATCACTGATGCCATAGCAGTTGCTTTAACGCATGCTGCAAATTTAAGAGTAAGAGTGTAA
- a CDS encoding Chromosomal replication initiator protein DnaA, whose product MNPSQILENLKKELNENEYENYIAILKFNEKQSKADLLVFNAPNELLAKFIQTKYGKKISHFYEVQSGNKASVLIQAQSQKTTSKSTKIDIAHIKAQSTILNPSFTFESFVVGDSNKYAYGACKAISQKDKLGKLYNPIFIYGPTGLGKTHLLQAVGNASLEMGKKVIYATSENFVNDFTSNLKNGSLDKFHEKYRNCDVLLIDDVQFLGKTDKIQEEFFFIFNEIKNNDGQIIMTSDNPPNMLKGITERLKSRFAHGIIADITPPQLDTKIAIIRKKCEFNDINLSNDIINYIATSLGDNIREIEGIIISLNAYANILGQEITLELAKSVMKDHIKEKKENISIEDILSLICKEFNIKPSDVKSSKKTQNVVTARRIAIYLARELTSLTFSQLANFFVMKDHTAISHSVKKIKELMEDDEQIKTKIEELKNKILTKSQS is encoded by the coding sequence ATGAATCCAAGCCAAATACTTGAAAATTTAAAAAAAGAACTCAACGAAAACGAATACGAAAATTATATCGCTATCTTAAAATTTAACGAAAAACAAAGTAAAGCAGATCTTCTAGTCTTTAACGCTCCTAATGAGCTGTTAGCTAAATTCATACAGACAAAATACGGTAAAAAAATTTCACATTTTTACGAAGTGCAAAGCGGAAATAAAGCAAGCGTCTTGATACAAGCACAAAGCCAAAAAACCACTAGTAAAAGCACTAAAATTGATATCGCTCATATCAAAGCACAAAGTACGATTTTAAATCCTTCTTTTACTTTTGAAAGCTTTGTGGTGGGGGATTCTAACAAATACGCTTATGGAGCTTGTAAAGCTATCTCACAAAAAGACAAGCTAGGAAAACTTTACAATCCTATCTTTATCTATGGACCTACAGGACTTGGCAAAACACACTTGCTTCAAGCTGTGGGAAATGCAAGCTTGGAAATGGGAAAAAAAGTGATTTATGCTACGAGTGAAAATTTTGTCAATGATTTCACTTCAAATTTAAAAAATGGCTCTTTAGATAAATTTCACGAAAAATATAGAAATTGTGATGTTTTACTCATAGATGATGTACAGTTTTTAGGGAAAACAGACAAAATTCAAGAAGAATTTTTCTTTATATTTAATGAGATTAAAAACAATGACGGGCAAATCATCATGACAAGCGATAACCCACCCAATATGCTAAAAGGTATCACCGAACGCTTAAAAAGTCGTTTTGCTCATGGTATCATAGCAGATATCACCCCGCCTCAACTGGATACAAAAATAGCCATCATACGAAAAAAATGTGAATTTAATGATATCAATCTTTCTAATGATATCATCAATTATATCGCCACTTCTTTAGGGGATAATATAAGAGAAATAGAAGGCATTATCATAAGCTTAAACGCCTATGCTAACATACTCGGACAAGAAATCACTCTCGAACTTGCAAAAAGCGTGATGAAAGATCATATCAAAGAAAAGAAAGAAAACATAAGCATTGAAGACATTTTATCTTTGATTTGTAAAGAATTTAACATCAAGCCAAGCGATGTGAAATCTAGCAAAAAAACCCAAAATGTCGTTACTGCAAGACGCATAGCAATCTATCTAGCAAGGGAGCTTACAAGCCTTACTTTTTCACAACTTGCTAACTTTTTTGTGATGAAAGATCACACAGCCATTTCACATAGTGTGAAGAAAATAAAAGAACTCATGGAAGATGATGAACAAATAAAGACAAAAATCGAAGAATTAAAAAACAAAATTCTTACAAAAAGTCAAAGTTAA